From Aptenodytes patagonicus chromosome 1, bAptPat1.pri.cur, whole genome shotgun sequence, one genomic window encodes:
- the PRICKLE1 gene encoding prickle-like protein 1, with protein MPSEMEPKANNLVFGCQRSSTSDDDSGCALEEYAWVPPGLRPEQVQLYFACLPEEKVPYVNSPGEKHRIKQLLYQLPPHDNEVRYCQSLSEEEKKELQMFSSQRKKEALGRGTIKLLSRAVMHAVCEQCGTKVNGGEVAVFASRAGPGVCWHPSCFVCFTCNELLVDLIYFYQDGKIHCGRHHAELLKPRCSACDEIIFADECTEAEGRHWHMKHFCCLECETILGGQRYIMKDGRPFCCNCFESLYAEYCETCGEHIGVDHAQMTYDGQHWHATETCFSCAQCKTSLLGCPFLPKQGQIYCSKTCSLGEDVHASDSSDSAFQSARSRDSRRSVRMGKSSRSADQCRQSLLLSPALNYKFPGLSGNADDTLSRKLDDLSLSREEASFVNEDFWKGRVEQEMPEDPEEWAEHEDYMTQLLLKFGDKSLFQQPAEVDIRSSEHWISDSMVKSKLDLKKNNPSLASKKYQSDMYWAQSQDGLGDSAYGSHPGPASSRKIQELDMEHGASGYKHDQTPWYGGSLECLSDLKQQEQSVRDSMDSLALSNITGASMDGEGKPRPSLYSLQTFQELEVEDCEKMSNMGTLNSSMLHRSTESLKSLSSELCQEKVLPEEKPVHMPVLRRSKSQSRPQQVKFSDDVIDNGSYENVEIRQPPMSERTRRRVYHFEERGNRPSHHRRRSRKSRSDNALNLATERRCSPRERFRYYSPQDHEKFIQNRSSREIRAYIQNAELYGPYAHTRSDYALRNQVVDKFFGLYGEEDDSWCSTSSSSSDSEEEGYFLGQPIPQPRSLRYPYYTDDLSGPTTALSSSQFGQRTTKSKKKRGHKGKNCIIS; from the exons ATGCCATcggagatggagcccaaagctAATAATCTCGTTTTCGGGTGTCAGCGAAGCTCAACATCTGACGATGACTCTGGCTGTGCCTTGGAAGAAtatgcctgggtccccccaggCCTCAGACCAGAACAG GTCCAGCTGTATTTCGCCTGCTTGCCAGAGGAGAAGGTCCCTTACGTTAACAGCCCTGGAGAGAAACACCGAATTAAACAGCTTCTCTATCAGCTGCCACCTCACGATAATGAG GTGAGATACTGCCAGTCTTtaagtgaagaagaaaagaaggaactgcAGATGTTCAGTTCTCAGCGCAAAAAGGAGGCACTCGGCCGAGGCACTATTAAACTACTCTCAAGAGCAGTGATGCATGCGGTTTGTGAACAG TGTGGTACAAAAGTTAACGGCGGTGAAGTTGCAGTTTTTGCCTCGAGAGCTGGGCCTGGTGTGTGCTGGCATCCCTCGTGTTTTGTGTGCTTCACATGTAACGAGCTGCTCGTTGACCTTATCTACTTCTACCAAGATGGAAAAATTCACTGTGGCAGACACCACGCTGAGCTTCTCAAACCTCGATGTTCAGCCTGCGATGAG ATCATTTTTGCTGATGAGTGCACAGAAGCTGAAGGTCGCCACTGGCACATGAAGCACTTCTGTTGCCTTGAGTGTGAAACAATCCTGGGTGGACAGAGATACATCATGAAGGATGGGCGACCATTCTGCTGTAACTGTTTTGAATCTCTCTATGCGGAATACTGTGAGACCTGTGGGGAACACATTG gtGTTGACCATGCTCAGATGACCTATGATGGACAGCACTGGCATGCCACAGAGACTTGCTTTTCTTGTGCTCAGTGCAAGACCTCTTTGCTTGGCTGCCCTTTCCTTCCAAAGCAAGGGCAGATTTACTGTTCAAAAACCTGCAGCTTGGGAGAGGATGTTCATGCCTCCGACTCTTCTGATTCTGCGTTTCAGTCTGCTCGATCCAGAGATTCCAGGAGGAGCGTCCGCATGGGAAAAAGCAGCCGGTCAGCCGACCAGTGCCGCCAGTCTCTCCTCCTGTCGCCGGCCCTCAATTACAAATTTCCTGGCCTTTCAGGCAATGCCGATGATACTCTTTCTCGTAAGCTGGATGATTTAAGCCTTTCAAGGGAAGAGGCAAGCTTTGTTAATGAAGACTTCTGGAAAGGAAGAGTAGAGCAAGAAATGCCTGAAGACCCTGAAGAATGGGCTGAACACGAAGACTACATGACTCAACTTCTTCTGAAGTTTGGTGATAAAAGCCTCTTCCAGCAGCCTGCTGAAGTAGACATTAGATCAAGCGAACACTGGATTTCTGATAGCATGGTCAAGAGCAAGTTggacttgaaaaaaaataatccaagccTGGCAAGTAAGAAGTATCAATCAGACATGTACTGGGCCCAGTCACAAGATGGCTTGGGAGACTCTGCCTATGGCAGCCACCccggccctgccagcagcaggaaaatCCAGGAGCTAGACATGGAACACGGGGCGTCAGGATACAAACATGACCAAACACCGTGGTATGGAGGTTCACTTGAATGTTTGTCTGACCTGAAACAGCAAGAACAAAGTGTTCGAGACTCAATGGATTCTTTGGCTTTGTCTAACATAACAg GGGCTTCGATGGATGGAGAAGGCAAGCCACGGCCATCTCTCTATTCTTTGCAAACTTTCCAAGAACTGGAGGTAGAGGACTGTGAGAAAATGAGCAACATGGGAACTCTGAATTCTTCAATGCTCCACCGGAGCACAGAGTCCTTGAAGAGCCTGAGCTCAGAGTTGTGCCAGGAAAAGGTCTTACCGGAGGAAAAGCCAGTGCATATGCCTGTACTGAGAAGATCTAAATCCCAGTCTAGACCACAGCAAGTGAAGTTTTCCGATGATGTTATTGATAATGGAAGTTACGAGAATGTTGAAATACGTCAGCCTCCAATGAGTGAAAGGACTCGTAGGCGTGTGTACCATTTTGAAGAGCGTGGCAATCGGCCTTCTCATCATCGTAGAAGAAGTAGGAAGTCTCGTTCAGATAATGCACTTAACTTGGCCACAGAAAGAAGGTGCTCTCCAAGAGAGAGATTTCGTTATTACTCCCCTCAGGATCATGAAAAATTTATTCAAAATAGAAGCTCACGTGAGATTCGGGCGTATATCCAAAATGCGGAGCTGTATGGACCATATGCCCATACTAGGTCTGATTATGCACTGCGGAATCAGGTGGTTGATAAATTTTTTGGATTGTATGGTGAGGAAGATGACTCCTGGTGTTCAACTTCATCCTCATCATCCGATTCTGAAGAGGAAGGGTATTTTCTAGGACAGCCAATTCCACAGCCACGATCACTGAGATATCCATACTATACAGATGACCTTTCTGGTCCAACTACTGCGTTATCTAGTTCTCAGTTTGGGCAAAGGACAACCAAATCAAAGAAGAAGAGGGGACACAAAGGCAAAAATTGCATCATTTCTTAA